In the genome of Raphanus sativus cultivar WK10039 chromosome 4, ASM80110v3, whole genome shotgun sequence, one region contains:
- the LOC108848532 gene encoding putative MO25-like protein At5g47540 has product MKGLFKSKPRTPSDLVRQTRDLFLYALGSISLPDSKRDEKMAELSRNIRDMKSILYGNSEAEPVAEACAQLTQEFFREDTLRLLITCLPKLNLETRKDATQVVANLQRQQVNSKLIASDYLEANLDLMDVLIQGFENTDMSLHYGAMFRECIRHQIVAKYVLESEHVKKFFDYIQLPNFDIAADAAATFKELLTRHKSTVAEFLTNNEDWFFADYNSKLLESSNYITRRQAIKLLGDILLDRSNSAVMTKYVSSRDNLRILMNLLRESSKSIQIEAFHVFKLFVANQNKPADIVNILVANRSKLLRLLADLKPDKEDERFEADKSQVLREIAALEPQDLA; this is encoded by the exons ATGAAGGGGCTTTTCAAATCCAAGCCTCGGACTCCGTCTGACCTCGTCCGACAGACGCGCGATCTCTTTCTCTACGCCCTCGGTTCCATCTCTTTGCCTGATTCCAAACGCGATGAAAAG atGGCGGAGCTGAGCAGGAACATACGTGATATGAAGTCGATTCTCTATGGAAACAGCGAGGCTGAGCCTGTTGCTGAAGCTTGTGCTCAGTTGACTCAAGAGTTCTTTAGAGAGGATACTCTCCGCCTCTTGATTACTTGTCTCCCTAAACTCAACCTCGAG ACTAGGAAAGATGCTACACAAGTTGTTGCTAATCTACAGAGGCAGCAAGTCAATTCCAAGTTGATTGCTTCTGATTATCTTGAAGCCAATCTTGATCTCATGGATGTTTTGATTCAAGG CTTCGAGAACACGGACATGTCTTTGCATTACGGTGCTATGTTTAGAGAGTGCATCCGCCATCAGATTGTTGCCAA ATATGTTTTGGAATCGGAGCATGTGAAGAAGTTCTTCGATTACATCCAGCTTCCTAATTTCGACATTGCTGCCGATGCAGCTGCAACTTTCAAG GAATTGCTAACTAGGCATAAGTCTACTGTTGCAGAGTTCCTCACCAACAACGAAGACTGG TTTTTCGCGGACTACAACTCAAAGCTTCTTGAATCAAGTAATTATATAACCAGACGGCAAGCTATCAAG TTGTTGGGTGATATATTACTGGATCGATCAAATTCAGCTGTGATGACGAAATATGTGAGCTCAAGGGATAACTTGAGGATTCTCATGAATCTTTTGAGA GAGTCAAGCAAGAGCATCCAGATAGAAGCATTCCATGTTttcaag TTGTTTGTGGCGAACCAAAACAAGCCTGCAGATATAGTCAACATTCTGGTGGCTAATAGGAGCAAGCTCCTGAGATTGTTGGCTGATTTAAAACCAGACAAAG AGGATGAGAGGTTTGAAGCAGACAAAAGTCAGGTGTTGAGAGAAATTGCAGCCCTTGAGCCACAAGATCTTGCTTGA
- the LOC108849547 gene encoding probable pectinesterase 68, with protein MAQLRSSTYSLNYLFSVLIFIFHCLCFRFSFVAACSNSTEDQHHHHHRKWVGPSGHKVITVSLDGHSQFRSVQDAVDSISKNNNKSIVIKIAPGFYREKVVVPATKPYITFKGAGRDVTVIEWHDRASDLGPDGQQLRTYQTASVTVFANYFSARNITFTNTAPAPMPGMQGWQAVAFRISGDKAYFSGCGFYGAQDTLCDDAGRHYFKECYIEGSIDFIFGNGRSMYKDCELHSIASRFGSIAAHGRTCPEEKTGFTFVGCRVTGTGPLYVGRAMGQYSRIVYAHTYFDALVAHGGWDDWDHKSNKSKTAFFGVYNCYGPGAAATTGVSWARALDYESAHPFIAKSFVNGRHWIAPRDA; from the exons ATGGCGCAACTCAGATCTTCTACTTACTCTCTTAATTAtctattttcagttttaattttcatattccATTGCTTATGTTTTCGTTTTTCATTTGTTGCAGCTTGTTCAAACTCCACAGAAGATCAACACCATCATCACCACCGGAAATGGGTGGGTCCCTCAGGTCACAAAGTCATCACCGTCTCACTTGACGGCCACTCTCAGTTTCGCTCTGTCCAAGACGCCGTGGACTCCATATCAAAGAACAATAACAAGAGTATCGTTATCAAGATTGCTCCAGGATTTTACCG AGAGAAAGTGGTAGTTCCAGCGACAAAACCGTACATAACGTTTAAAGGAGCAGGCCGGGACGTGACGGTTATAGAGTGGCACGACCGTGCCTCCGACCTTGGCCCTGATGGTCAACAGTTACGTACTTACCAAACAGCTTCCGTCACAGTCTTCGCTAATTATTTCTCCGCTAGAAACATTACCTTCACG AATACTGCGCCGGCGCCAATGCCAGGAATGCAAGGGTGGCAGGCTGTGGCATTTAGGATCTCTGGCGACAAAGCTTACTTTTCCGGCTGCGGATTTTACGGTGCACAGGACACTTTATGCGACGACGCAGGTCGTCACTACTTCAAGGAGTGTTACATTGAAGGCTCTATCGACTTTATCTTCGGTAATGGCCGCTCCATGTATAAA GACTGTGAATTGCATTCGATAGCGTCAAGGTTCGGGTCGATAGCGGCGCACGGGAGGACATGCCCGGAGGAGAAAACGGGTTTCACGTTCGTGGGTTGTCGGGTAACGGGGACGGGTCCTTTATACGTGGGCCGTGCCATGGGCCAATACTCACGCATCGTCTACGCTCACACCTACTTCGATGCTCTTGTTGCTCATGGTGGCTGGGATGATTGGGACCATAAATCCAATAAAAGCAA GACGGCGTTTTTCGGAGTGTACAATTGCTATGGGCCAGGAGCAGCAGCGACGACAGGCGTATCATGGGCCAGAGCTTTGGACTACGAGTCGGCCCATCCTTTTATAGCTAAGAGCTTCGTAAATGGGAGACATTGGATAGCTCCACGAGATGCTTGA
- the LOC108849094 gene encoding ras-related protein RABA5a, which yields MAFHSEDDNKSEDYLFKIVLIGDSAVGKSNLLARFARDEFYPNSKSTIGVEFQTQKIDINGKEIKAQIWDTAGQERFRAVTSAYYRGAVGALLVYDISRQQTFQSIGRWLNELHTHSDMNVVTILVGNKSDLKDIREVPTSEGKALAEAQGLFFMETSALDSSNVAAAFETVVKEIYNILSRKVMSSQELNKQDPASLSNGKKVVIPSEAEGETKKGGCCST from the exons ATGGCTTTTCATTCTGAGGACGACAACAAGAGTGAAGACTACCTCTTCAAGATTGTTCTCATTGGTGATTCTGCGGTCGGTAAATCAAACTTGCTCGCAAGATTTGCCAGGGACGAGTTCTATCCCAACTCAAAGTCGACCATTGGAGTGGAGTTCCAGACGCAGAAGAttgatatcaacgggaaggagaTCAAAGCACAGATATGGGACACGGCAGGTCAAGAACGTTTCAGAGCAGTCACTTCTGCTTATTACAGAGGTGCTGTTGGAGCTCTTCTTGTTTACGACATCAGCAGACAGCAGACTTTTCAGAGCATTGGTCGATGGCTTAACGAGCTCCACA CACACTCTGACATGAACGTTGTGACGATCTTGGTGGGGAACAAGTCGGATCTAAAGGACATAAGAGAAGTGCCAACATCAGAAGGGAAGGCGTTGGCTGAAGCGCAGGGACTTTTCTTTATGGAGACGTCGGCTCTGGACTCGTCAAACGTGGCAGCTGCGTTTGAGACGGTGGTGAAGGAGATATACAACATATTGAGCAGGAAAGTGATGAGCTCACAGGAGTTGAACAAGCAAGATCCTGCCTCGCTCAGCAATGGCAAGAAAGTTGTGATTCCATCCGAGGCAGAGGGAGAGACCAAGAAAGGTGGTTGTTGTTCTACGTGa
- the LOC108853799 gene encoding phosphatidylinositol/phosphatidylcholine transfer protein SFH11, producing the protein MQETEVSVRDIHISDGAEEDSMQPPDSFHDQQQNSNNEQMVEAFRNLLLLHGQLPAKHGDSNTLLRFLRMRDFDLIKAKDAFLNYMKWRVDSKVDLISKEFKYEEYGEVKKHYPHGFHKVDKSGRPIYIERLGMVDLNAFSKATTIERYVKYHIKEQEKTLSLRYPACSIASEKHVSSTTTILDVSGLGMSNFSKSARSLFMEIQKIDSNYYPETLHRLFVVNASSGFRMLWLALKTFLDARTLTKVHVLGPNYIGELLEAIDPSNLPTFLGGNCTCSDHGGCLFSDEGPWNDPNIKKIIQETYTMGDADPEEHTMDTVSENASTYQKEDSGKNMITLQKYASLKAAVKETQKRIEMLEMSLHETKRAMNGLGEIIETIKPNQTETINSQTQTVLERKPTVTKTSGLT; encoded by the exons ATGCAAGAAACAGAGGTGAGTGTCAGAGACATACACATATCTGATGGTGCTGAAGAAGATTCGATGCAACCTCCTGATTCCTTTCACGACCAGCAACAAAACTCAAACAATGAACAAATGGTTGAAGCGTTTCGTAACTTGCTTCTCCTCCACGGCCAGTTACCTGCAAAGCACGGAGATTCCAATACGCTTCTCAGGTTTCTAAGAATGAGGGATTTTGATTTGATAAAAGCCAAAGATGCGTTTTTGAACTATATGAAGTGGCGGGTGGATTCTAAAGTGGATTTGATCTCTAAG GAGTTTAAGTATGAGGAGTACGGTGAAGTGAAGAAGCACTACCCTCATGGGTTTCATAAGGTTGACAAAAGTGGTAGGCCAATATACATTGAGAGGCTAGGGATGGTTGACCTGAACGCGTTTTCTAAAGCAACCACCATTGAGAGATATGTCAAGTATCATATCAAGGAGCAAGAGAAAACGCTGAGCTTGAGGTATCCAGCGTGTTCCATTGCTTCGGAGAAGCATGTTTCCTCTACCACAACGATCTTGGATGTCTCTGGACTG GGAATGTCAAACTTTTCAAAATCTGCGAGATCTCTCTTTATGGAAATCCAGAAGATAGATAGCAATTATTACCCTGAG ACGTTGCATCGCCTCTTCGTTGTGAATGCCAGTTCTGGATTTCGGATGTTGTGGCTTGCACTCAAGACCTTTCTTGATGCTCGGACATTGACCAAAGTTCAT gtgcTAGGTCCCAACTACATTGGAGAGCTACTTGAAGCAATAGATCCAAG TAACTTGCCAACATTTCTTGGAGGAAACTGCACCTGTTCAGATCATGGAGGGTGTCTTTTCAGTGATGAAGGACCCTGGAATGATCCAAACATCAAGAAAATCATCCAG GAAACTTACACAATGGGAGATGCTGATCCTGAGGAGCATACTATGGATACAGTCTCAGAAAATGCTTCAACCTatcaaaaa GAAGATTCAGGCAAGAACATGATTACGTTGCAGAAGTATGCTTCCCTGAAAGCTGCTGTTAAGGAAACACAGAAG AGAATTGAGATGTTGGAGATGTCACTTCATGAAACAAAAAGg GCCATGAATGGACTTGGTGAGATCATTGAGACCATtaaaccgaatcaaaccgaaacaATCAATAGCCAAACGCAAACCGTTTTAGAACGTAAGCCAACAGTTACGAAAACGTCCGGTTTGACCTGA